The Mercurialis annua linkage group LG2, ddMerAnnu1.2, whole genome shotgun sequence genome contains a region encoding:
- the LOC126670626 gene encoding uncharacterized protein LOC126670626, which yields MATLNLSFVIWCDGRMVSSPAGVEYQGGRRADMPIIDRMNFEELRNICIRAVATDSEVEITKIYFRLPKIESGRIVSYSLYSVENNEHIFGILRETMRYRGLDTLEFYVEYRTVVCHDVSVDQLVLSESSGSEIGSDEDEDDEEDFFGCEEEAEEQEDCNDHDSGEDTVYQSQLPEGFNHVNLDDFDVAPESDENLMWNPGMEFQVGMIFPNRASVQACATAYSVENGREHKSRRTTNYTVVFACRYNPICKWWLRATLLQATHTWTCTKYIGPHTCNELVPNANHRNFGAREIAKYVRREVMEQRDIRVNTLIAGIWDEHRVRPPYKRMWYAKEKAIASVYGDWHESFGCINDIMHNMVHVNPGSFWHAEGM from the coding sequence ATGGCGACCTTAAACCTATCGTTTGTGATATGGTGCGATGGTCGTATGGTAAGCTCTCCGGCTGGAGTAGAATACCAGGGCGGCCGTCGGGCGGATATGCCAATTATTGATAGGATGAATTTTGAAGAATTGAGAAATATTTGTATAAGGGCAGTAGCTACGGACTCGGAAGTGGAGATTACAAAAATCTACTTTCGGCTTCCAAAAATTGAAAGTGGTCGTATTGTCTCCTACTCGTTGTACTCAGTAGAAAACAACGAGcatatttttggaattttgaGAGAGACGATGCGGTACCGAGGGCTTGATACTTTAGAATTTTACGTCGAGTATCGTACTGTCGTTTGTCACGATGTCTCTGTGGATCAGTTGGTTCTGAGTGAATCGAGTGGGTCGGAGATAGGGagtgatgaagatgaagatgatgaagaggaTTTTTTTGGTTGCGAGGAAGAGGCAGAAGAGCAAGAGGATTGCAATGATCATGATTCTGGAGAAGACACAGTGTACCAATCGCAACTCCCAGAAGGTTTTAACCATGTCAATTTGGATGATTTTGATGTGGCACCAGAATCTGATGAGAACCTTATGTGGAATCCTGGGATGGAGTTCCAAGTTGGGATGATCTTCCCAAATCGTGCTTCTGTTCAGGCATGCGCTACTGCTTATTCTGTTGAGAATGGGAGGGAGCACAAAAGTCGCCGGACAACCAACTATACTGTTGTGTTTGCATGTAGGTATAATCCTATTTGCAAATGGTGGCTGCGTGCAACTCTGCTTCAAGCAACTCATACGTGGACATGCACAAAATATATCGGGCCGCATACGTGCAATGAGCTGGTGCCAAATGCTAATCATAGAAATTTTGGGGCACGAGAAATTGCGAAATACGTGCGGAGGGAAGTGATGGAGCAGCGTGACATACGCGTTAATACCCTTATTGCTGGCATTTGGGATGAACATAGAGTGAGACCTCCATATAAAAGAATGTGGTATGCAAAGGAGAAGGCAATTGCTTCTGTTTACGGGGACTGGCATGAATCCTTCGGATGTATCAATGACATAATGCATAATATGGTTCACGTAAATCCGGGCTCATTCTGGCATGCGGAAGGTATGTAA
- the LOC126670438 gene encoding transcription factor MUTE, whose product MSHIAVERNRRRQMNDHLKVLRSLTPCFYIKRGDQASIIGGVIEFIKELHQVLQALESKKRRKSLSPSPGPSPSPRPLQLITLQPDHQNNSHGQENAVKELTACCNSSVADVEAKLSGSNVILKVVSKRIAGQIVKIINVLERLCFEVLHLNISSMDDTVLYSFVVKIGLECQLSVEELALEVQQSFLIIS is encoded by the exons atgtctcACATAGCTGTTGAAAGAAACAGAAGAAGACAGATGAATGATCATCTTAAAGTCTTACGTTCCTTAACACCTTGTTTCTATATCAAACGG GGGGACCAAGCATCCATAATCGGCGGTGTAATAGAATTTATTAAAGAGCTGCACCAAGTTCTGCAAGCTCTCGAGTCCAAGAAAAGAAGGAAGAGTTTAAGCCCTAGTCCTGGTCCTAGCCCTAGCCCTAGACCACTGCAGCTAATAACTCTTCAACCCGATCACCAGAACAACTCTCACGGCCAAGAAAATGCGGTAAAAGAACTGACCGCTTGCTGCAACTCTTCAGTTGCAGATGTGGAAGCAAAATTATCGGGATCAAATGTGATCTTGAAAGTAGTTTCAAAGAGAATAGCGGGTCAAATTGTGAAGATAATCAATGTTTTGGAAAGACTTTGCTTTGAAGTTCTTCATCTCAATATCAGTAGCATGGATGATACTGTTCTCTACTCCTTTGTCGTTAAG ATAGGGCTGGAATGTCAGCTAAGTGTGGAGGAATTGGCACTTGAAGTTCAACAGAGTTTCTTAATAATTTCCTGA
- the LOC126670440 gene encoding dual specificity protein phosphatase 1-like isoform X2: protein MDKINGSIKKINDLIRNQIAALLGIYVTRSFKDDNIPCKIEEGLFLGTYGAASNRDILRSMNITHILTLANPLALGHRNDFVLRLFQFLIEKTEI from the exons ATGGACAAGATTAACGGTTCAATTAAGAAGATCAATGATTTGATTAGAAATCAGATAGCAGCACTTTTGGGAATATATGTCACAAGATCCTTCAAAGATGACAATATTCCATGCAAAATTGAAGAG GGCCTCTTCTTGGGCACATATGGTGCTGCTAGTAACAGGGATATACTGAGAAGCATGAACATTACGCATATTTTAACACTAGCTAATCCCCTAGCTCTTGGACATCGAAATGATTTTGTTCTAAGGTTATTTCAG TTTCTGATAGAGAAGACAGAAATCTGA
- the LOC126670440 gene encoding dual specificity protein phosphatase 1-like isoform X1 → MDKINGSIKKINDLIRNQIAALLGIYVTRSFKDDNIPCKIEEGLFLGTYGAASNRDILRSMNITHILTLANPLALGHRNDFVLRLFQVGLVLVATIQVNNYLCGKEPK, encoded by the exons ATGGACAAGATTAACGGTTCAATTAAGAAGATCAATGATTTGATTAGAAATCAGATAGCAGCACTTTTGGGAATATATGTCACAAGATCCTTCAAAGATGACAATATTCCATGCAAAATTGAAGAG GGCCTCTTCTTGGGCACATATGGTGCTGCTAGTAACAGGGATATACTGAGAAGCATGAACATTACGCATATTTTAACACTAGCTAATCCCCTAGCTCTTGGACATCGAAATGATTTTGTTCTAAGGTTATTTCAGGTAGGATTGGTTTTGGTTGCAACAATTCAGgtcaataattatttatgtGGCAAAGAACCTAAGTGA